In one Cellulomonas sp. JZ18 genomic region, the following are encoded:
- a CDS encoding HAD-IIA family hydrolase, with protein MTGAGLLESQEPLAERYDLALVDLDGVAYRGHEPIDGAAEGLDRARGAGMRVVFVTNNASREPEQVAEQLVGLGIPTAPHEVMTAAQAAAELLATRVPAGARVLVVGGAGLLTAVRAKGYEVVTSADDDPAAVVQGFAPELGWAQLAEAAYAVQRGAWHVASNLDLSLPTARGFAPGNGSLVGAVRAATGVQPASAGKPSPTMYRLAVERAGARAPLVVGDRLDTDLAGARSGDIPGLHVLTGVSSARDDVLALPGERPHFVGADLRALLEPHPAPVRRDGWWVCRGAAARVADGALDLRPDAAGGVGARLDLVRAACAAAWDAADGGAPLDPAVVPEL; from the coding sequence GTGACGGGAGCGGGGCTGCTGGAGTCGCAGGAGCCGCTCGCCGAGCGCTACGACCTCGCGCTCGTCGACCTGGACGGCGTGGCCTACCGGGGCCACGAGCCGATCGACGGCGCCGCGGAGGGGCTCGACCGGGCGCGCGGGGCCGGCATGCGCGTCGTGTTCGTCACCAACAACGCCTCGCGCGAGCCCGAGCAGGTGGCCGAGCAGCTCGTGGGCCTCGGCATCCCGACGGCCCCGCACGAGGTGATGACCGCGGCGCAGGCCGCCGCCGAGCTGCTCGCGACACGCGTGCCCGCCGGGGCGCGCGTGCTGGTCGTGGGCGGCGCGGGCCTCCTGACGGCGGTGCGGGCCAAGGGCTACGAGGTCGTGACGTCGGCGGACGACGACCCGGCGGCGGTCGTGCAGGGGTTCGCGCCCGAGCTCGGCTGGGCGCAGCTCGCGGAGGCGGCCTACGCCGTCCAGCGCGGCGCGTGGCACGTGGCGTCGAACCTCGACCTCAGCCTCCCGACGGCCCGCGGGTTCGCCCCCGGCAACGGGTCGCTCGTGGGTGCGGTGCGCGCCGCGACGGGGGTCCAGCCGGCGAGCGCGGGCAAGCCGTCGCCGACGATGTACCGCCTGGCGGTGGAGCGGGCCGGCGCCCGTGCGCCGCTCGTCGTCGGGGACCGGCTCGACACGGACCTCGCCGGTGCGAGGTCCGGGGACATCCCCGGCCTGCACGTCCTGACGGGGGTCAGCAGCGCCCGCGACGACGTGCTCGCCCTGCCCGGCGAGCGCCCGCACTTCGTCGGCGCCGACCTGCGTGCGCTCCTCGAGCCGCACCCCGCACCGGTCCGCCGGGACGGGTGGTGGGTGTGCCGGGGCGCGGCCGCACGGGTGGCCGACGGCGCGCTGGACCTGCGGCCCGACGCGGCCGGGGGCGTCGGTGCCCGGCTCGACCTGGTG
- the tyrS gene encoding tyrosine--tRNA ligase, protein MSNILDELEWRGLVAQTTDRDALAQALADGPVTFYTGFDPTAPSLHHGHLVQLVLMRHLQLAGHRPLALVGGATGLIGDPRMSGERVLNTPETVAEWVGRLRAQIERFLDFEGPDAAVMVNNLDWTGGMSAIDFLRDVGKHYRLGTMLAKDTVARRLASEEGISFTEFSYQILQGLDYRELFRRHGCTLQTGGNDQWGNLLSGVDLIRKTERTAVHALTTPLITKADGTKFGKSEGGAVWLAPDMMTPYAFYQFWLNTDDADVVRYLKVFTFRTREEIAELEEAVAARPAAREAQRTLAYDVTALVHGAAATDAVVAASQALFGRGSLEDLDAATLAAAVAELPTARGAAGDPVVDLLAATGVVASKAAARRAIAEGGASVNNVRVADEDAVLAPGDLLHGRWALLRRGKRTLAVVDAGA, encoded by the coding sequence GTGAGCAACATCCTCGACGAGCTCGAGTGGCGCGGGCTCGTCGCGCAGACCACCGACCGCGACGCGCTGGCGCAGGCGCTGGCCGACGGACCGGTCACCTTCTACACCGGCTTCGACCCGACCGCGCCGAGCCTGCACCACGGCCACCTCGTGCAGCTCGTGCTCATGCGCCACCTGCAGCTCGCGGGGCACCGGCCGCTCGCGCTCGTCGGGGGCGCCACGGGGCTCATCGGCGACCCGCGGATGTCGGGCGAGCGCGTGCTCAACACCCCGGAGACCGTGGCGGAGTGGGTCGGGCGCCTGCGCGCCCAGATCGAGCGCTTCCTCGACTTCGAGGGGCCGGACGCCGCGGTCATGGTGAACAACCTCGACTGGACGGGCGGGATGTCGGCCATCGACTTCCTGCGGGACGTCGGCAAGCACTACCGGCTGGGCACCATGCTGGCGAAGGACACCGTGGCACGGCGCCTCGCCAGCGAGGAGGGCATCTCCTTCACCGAGTTCAGCTACCAGATCCTGCAGGGCCTCGACTACCGCGAGCTGTTCCGCCGGCACGGCTGCACGCTGCAGACGGGTGGCAACGACCAGTGGGGGAACCTGCTGTCGGGCGTCGACCTCATCCGCAAGACCGAGCGGACCGCGGTGCACGCGCTGACGACGCCGCTCATCACCAAGGCGGACGGCACGAAGTTCGGCAAGTCCGAGGGCGGTGCCGTGTGGCTCGCGCCGGACATGATGACGCCGTACGCCTTCTACCAGTTCTGGCTCAACACCGACGACGCGGACGTCGTCCGCTACCTGAAGGTGTTCACCTTCCGCACCCGTGAGGAGATCGCGGAGCTTGAGGAGGCGGTGGCGGCGCGGCCCGCGGCGCGTGAGGCGCAGCGCACGCTCGCCTACGACGTCACGGCGCTCGTCCACGGCGCGGCCGCGACCGACGCCGTCGTCGCCGCGAGCCAGGCGCTGTTCGGCCGGGGCTCGCTCGAGGACCTGGACGCGGCGACCCTCGCGGCTGCGGTCGCGGAGCTGCCGACGGCCCGCGGCGCGGCCGGCGACCCCGTCGTCGACCTGCTCGCGGCGACCGGTGTCGTGGCGAGCAAGGCCGCCGCCCGGCGCGCGATCGCCGAGGGGGGTGCCTCCGTGAACAACGTGCGGGTGGCGGACGAGGACGCGGTGCTCGCACCCGGGGACCTCCTGCACGGGCGGTGGGCGCTGCTGCGCCGGGGCAAGCGGACGCTCGCGGTGGTCGACGCCGGCGCCTGA
- a CDS encoding DNA-3-methyladenine glycosylase, with protein MPDVPGAGPVPARTWFARDVLAVARDLLGGFVTTRSPEGTVTVRLTEVEAYGAQDDPGSHAFRGRTPRNAAMFAEPGRLYVYRHLGLHHCVNVVTQPAGSASAVLLRAGEVVEGADLAWARRTRSGVVDSARQLARGPARLAVCLGLDLTANGADVTEPGGAVVVRRRDAATALPAVATGPRVGVAGPGGDAGAHPWRLWLTNEPTVSAYRPAYRSPASADAPRGATTSA; from the coding sequence GTGCCCGACGTCCCCGGGGCCGGTCCCGTGCCCGCGCGCACCTGGTTCGCGCGGGACGTGCTCGCGGTGGCACGCGACCTGCTCGGCGGGTTCGTGACGACCCGGTCCCCCGAGGGCACCGTGACGGTGCGGCTGACCGAGGTCGAGGCGTACGGCGCGCAGGACGACCCCGGCTCGCACGCCTTCCGCGGCCGCACGCCGCGCAACGCGGCGATGTTCGCCGAGCCCGGACGTCTCTACGTCTACCGCCACCTCGGTCTGCACCACTGCGTCAACGTCGTGACACAGCCCGCGGGGAGCGCGTCGGCCGTGCTGCTGCGTGCCGGCGAGGTCGTCGAGGGGGCCGACCTGGCGTGGGCGCGGCGCACCCGCTCCGGCGTCGTCGACAGCGCGCGTCAGCTCGCGCGCGGTCCGGCGCGGCTCGCCGTGTGCCTCGGGCTGGACCTGACCGCGAACGGTGCGGACGTCACGGAGCCCGGCGGCGCCGTCGTGGTCCGCCGCCGCGACGCGGCGACGGCGCTGCCGGCCGTCGCGACCGGACCGCGGGTGGGGGTGGCCGGACCGGGCGGAGACGCGGGCGCGCACCCCTGGCGGCTGTGGCTGACGAACGAGCCGACCGTGTCGGCCTACCGCCCGGCGTATCGGTCGCCGGCGTCGGCAGACGCCCCGCGCGGGGCGACGACGTCGGCCTGA
- a CDS encoding uridine kinase, with product MTAARDAGAVLDVLVDRVLAGPRRLGPVRLVCVDGPAGSGKTTTAGRLAAAVAARGHAADVLHLDDLYDGWRGLECSLWPRLAAQVLEPLRRGLPGRYQRFDWPSGRFAEWVDLPVPDVLVLEGCGSARRAADPAATLRVWVEAPDDLRLARGLARDGEAAREHWLTWMADERAHFARERTRVRADVRLDAFGMMTA from the coding sequence ATGACGGCGGCGCGCGACGCCGGCGCGGTCCTCGACGTGCTCGTCGACCGCGTCCTGGCGGGACCGCGCCGGCTCGGCCCGGTCCGGCTGGTGTGCGTCGACGGCCCGGCGGGCTCGGGCAAGACGACGACGGCCGGCCGGCTCGCCGCGGCCGTCGCCGCGCGCGGGCACGCCGCGGACGTGCTGCACCTCGACGACCTGTACGACGGCTGGCGCGGGCTCGAGTGCTCGCTGTGGCCGCGCCTCGCGGCGCAGGTGCTCGAGCCCCTGCGCCGCGGCCTGCCCGGTCGCTACCAGCGGTTCGACTGGCCGAGCGGCCGGTTCGCCGAGTGGGTCGACCTGCCGGTGCCCGACGTCCTGGTGCTCGAGGGCTGCGGCTCGGCGCGGCGCGCGGCCGACCCCGCGGCCACGCTGCGGGTGTGGGTCGAGGCGCCCGACGACCTGCGCCTCGCACGGGGGCTCGCGCGCGACGGCGAGGCCGCACGCGAGCACTGGCTGACGTGGATGGCCGACGAGCGGGCGCACTTCGCGCGGGAGCGGACACGCGTGCGGGCCGACGTCCGCCTCGACGCCTTTGGCATGATGACGGCGTGA
- the argH gene encoding argininosuccinate lyase has translation MPEQPTTGDGPLALWGGRFASGPAAALTELSRSTHFDWRLADDDITGSVAHAHVLHAAGLLTDAEVAGMEDALERLRADVASGAFAPTPNDEDVHTALERGLIERAGAELGGKLRAGRSRNDQIATLVRMYLRRQARVLSGMVLDVVDALVAQAEAAGDAPLPGRTHLQHAQPVLLAHHLLAHAWPLLRDVERWADWDRRAAVSPYGSGALAGSSLGLDPAAVAAELGFDAPVENSIDGTASRDVVAEFAFVAAMVAVDLSRIAEEVVLWATKEFGFVRLHDAYSTGSSIMPQKKNPDVAELARGKAGRLVGDLTGLLTTLKGLPLAYNRDLQEDKEPVFDQVDQLTVLLPAFAGMVATLTFDTDRMAALAPQGFSLATDVAEWLVREGVPFRVAHEVAGACVRACEEHEPPLELWDLTDEQLQAISPHLTPGVRAVLSVEGSLASRSAHGGTAPVRVAEQLERARALAARLRASRAA, from the coding sequence GTGCCTGAGCAGCCCACGACCGGTGACGGGCCGCTCGCGCTGTGGGGCGGGCGCTTCGCGTCCGGCCCCGCGGCGGCCCTCACCGAGCTGTCCCGCTCGACGCACTTCGACTGGCGGCTCGCCGACGACGACATCACCGGCTCCGTCGCGCACGCGCACGTGCTGCACGCCGCGGGCCTGCTCACGGACGCCGAGGTCGCCGGCATGGAGGACGCGCTCGAGCGTCTGCGCGCCGACGTCGCCTCCGGCGCGTTCGCGCCGACCCCAAACGACGAGGACGTGCACACGGCGCTCGAGCGCGGGCTGATCGAGCGTGCCGGCGCGGAGCTCGGCGGCAAGCTGCGCGCGGGCCGCTCGCGCAACGACCAGATCGCCACGCTCGTGCGCATGTACCTGCGCCGGCAGGCGCGCGTGCTGTCGGGCATGGTGCTCGACGTCGTCGACGCCCTCGTGGCCCAGGCCGAGGCCGCCGGCGACGCGCCCCTGCCGGGGCGCACGCACCTGCAGCACGCCCAGCCGGTGCTGCTCGCGCACCACCTGCTCGCGCACGCGTGGCCGCTGCTGCGCGACGTCGAGCGCTGGGCCGACTGGGACCGCCGCGCGGCGGTGTCGCCGTACGGCTCGGGTGCGCTCGCCGGGTCGTCGCTCGGCCTCGACCCGGCGGCCGTCGCGGCCGAGCTGGGCTTCGACGCGCCGGTGGAGAACTCGATCGACGGGACGGCGTCGCGCGACGTCGTCGCGGAGTTCGCCTTCGTGGCCGCGATGGTCGCCGTCGACCTCTCGCGGATCGCCGAGGAGGTCGTCCTGTGGGCGACCAAGGAGTTCGGGTTCGTGCGCCTGCACGACGCGTACTCGACCGGGTCGAGCATCATGCCGCAGAAGAAGAACCCGGACGTGGCCGAGCTCGCGCGCGGCAAGGCCGGCCGGCTCGTGGGCGACCTCACCGGGCTGCTCACCACCCTCAAGGGGCTGCCGCTCGCGTACAACCGCGACCTGCAGGAGGACAAGGAGCCGGTCTTCGACCAGGTCGACCAGCTCACGGTCCTGCTGCCGGCGTTCGCCGGCATGGTCGCCACCCTCACGTTCGACACGGACCGGATGGCCGCGCTCGCGCCGCAGGGCTTCTCGCTCGCGACCGACGTCGCCGAGTGGCTGGTGCGCGAGGGCGTGCCGTTCCGCGTGGCGCACGAGGTCGCCGGCGCGTGCGTGCGCGCGTGCGAGGAGCACGAGCCGCCGCTCGAGCTGTGGGACCTCACGGACGAGCAGCTGCAGGCGATCTCGCCGCACCTGACGCCGGGCGTCCGGGCGGTGCTGTCCGTCGAGGGCTCGCTCGCGTCGCGCTCCGCGCACGGCGGCACGGCGCCCGTCCGCGTCGCGGAGCAGCTCGAGCGCGCCCGTGCGCTCGCGGCACGGCTGCGGGCCTCGCGCGCGGCCTGA
- a CDS encoding argininosuccinate synthase, protein MTDRVVLAYSGGLDTSVAIGWIAEATGAEVIAVAVDVGQGGEDLEVIRRRALDCGAVEAYVADARDEFAEEYCMPALKANGLYLDRYPLVSALSRPVIVKHLVRAARQFGATTVAHGCTGKGNDQVRFEVGITSLAPDLTCLAPVRDLALTRDKAIEFAEKHQLPIATTKHNPFSIDQNVWGRAVETGFLEDIWNGPTKDVYTYTDDPTFPPVADEVVITFEQGVPVALDGVPVTPLQAIQEMNRRAGAQGVGRIDIVEDRLVGIKSREVYEAPGAIALIAAHQELENVTVEREQARFKRGVEQRWTELVYDGQWFSPLKRSLDVFVDDTQRYVSGDVRLVLHGGRATVTGRRSDASLYDFNLATYDTGDTFDQSAAKGFIEIYGLSSKLAAARDVKFGNAPDLGTQGGLAGA, encoded by the coding sequence ATGACCGATCGCGTCGTCCTCGCGTACTCCGGGGGCCTGGACACCTCGGTGGCCATCGGCTGGATCGCGGAGGCCACCGGTGCCGAGGTGATCGCCGTCGCGGTCGACGTCGGTCAGGGCGGGGAGGACCTCGAGGTCATCCGCCGCCGCGCGCTCGACTGCGGCGCCGTCGAGGCCTACGTCGCCGACGCGCGCGACGAGTTCGCCGAGGAGTACTGCATGCCGGCGCTCAAGGCGAACGGCCTGTACCTCGACCGGTACCCGCTCGTCTCGGCGCTGTCGCGCCCGGTGATCGTCAAGCACCTCGTGCGCGCCGCGCGCCAGTTCGGCGCGACGACCGTCGCGCACGGCTGCACCGGCAAGGGCAACGACCAGGTGCGCTTCGAGGTCGGCATCACCTCGCTCGCACCGGACCTCACGTGCCTCGCGCCCGTCCGCGACCTCGCGCTGACCCGCGACAAGGCGATCGAGTTCGCCGAGAAGCACCAGCTCCCGATCGCGACGACCAAGCACAACCCGTTCTCCATCGACCAGAACGTGTGGGGCCGCGCGGTCGAGACCGGCTTCCTCGAGGACATCTGGAACGGCCCGACCAAGGACGTCTACACCTACACCGACGACCCGACGTTCCCGCCGGTCGCCGACGAGGTCGTCATCACGTTCGAGCAGGGCGTCCCGGTCGCCCTCGACGGCGTCCCGGTCACGCCGCTGCAGGCGATCCAGGAGATGAACCGCCGTGCGGGCGCGCAGGGCGTCGGCCGGATCGACATCGTCGAGGACCGCCTGGTCGGCATCAAGTCGCGCGAGGTCTACGAGGCGCCCGGCGCGATCGCCCTCATCGCGGCGCACCAGGAGCTCGAGAACGTGACGGTCGAGCGCGAGCAGGCCCGCTTCAAGCGCGGCGTCGAGCAGCGGTGGACCGAGCTGGTCTACGACGGCCAGTGGTTCAGCCCGCTCAAGCGCTCGCTCGACGTCTTCGTCGACGACACGCAGCGGTACGTGTCGGGCGACGTGCGCCTCGTGCTGCACGGCGGCCGCGCCACGGTGACGGGACGCCGCTCCGACGCGAGCCTCTACGACTTCAACCTGGCGACCTACGACACGGGCGACACGTTCGACCAGTCCGCGGCGAAGGGCTTCATCGAGATCTACGGCCTGAGCTCGAAGCTCGCCGCCGCGCGGGACGTCAAGTTCGGCAACGCGCCGGACCTGGGCACGCAGGGCGGGCTCGCCGGTGCCTGA
- a CDS encoding arginine repressor → MSTPAGAIPSTKAARHALITHLLSRGSVHSQGELAELLAGEGVHVTQATLSRDLVELRAVKIRTPSGALAYAVPQEGGDRTPTTSDTEMLAARLARLCAELLVTAEASGNLVVLRTPPGAAQFLASAIDHSVLPHVLGTIAGDDTVLVIARAADGGEAVAARFLALAGEG, encoded by the coding sequence GTGAGCACGCCGGCGGGGGCGATCCCCTCGACGAAGGCCGCGCGGCACGCGCTCATCACCCACCTGCTCTCGCGCGGGTCGGTGCACTCGCAGGGGGAGCTCGCGGAGCTGCTCGCGGGCGAGGGCGTGCACGTGACGCAGGCGACCCTGTCGCGCGACCTGGTCGAGCTGCGCGCCGTGAAGATCCGCACCCCCTCGGGCGCGCTGGCGTACGCCGTCCCGCAGGAGGGCGGCGACCGCACGCCCACCACGAGCGACACGGAGATGCTCGCCGCGCGCCTGGCCCGGCTGTGCGCGGAGCTCCTGGTCACGGCCGAGGCGTCCGGCAACCTCGTGGTGCTGCGCACGCCGCCCGGGGCGGCCCAGTTCCTCGCCTCCGCCATCGACCACTCGGTCCTGCCGCACGTGCTCGGCACGATCGCGGGCGACGACACCGTGCTCGTCATCGCGCGCGCTGCCGACGGCGGCGAGGCCGTCGCCGCCCGCTTCCTCGCCCTCGCCGGCGAGGGCTGA
- the argF gene encoding ornithine carbamoyltransferase, which yields MTRHFLRDDDLDPQEQAAVLELALAFRDDRFLRTPLAGPRTVAVIFDKPTLRTQVSFMTGVAELGGFPLTVDGSLARIGVRESIADTARVLGRQVAAVVWRTHAQTRLEEMAALAGVPVVNALTDEFHPCQVLADLTTVAQHRGGVASLPGTTLAYVGDGANNMAHSYLLGGATAGLHVRVGTPADALPDPGVVAAAQAVAARTGGSVQVLHDRDAAVAGADVVATDTWVSMGQEDEAGERAGRFTAFRLDTDALALAAPGALVLHCLPAYRGKEITAEVLDGPQSVVWDEAENRLHAQKALLTFLLEQR from the coding sequence GTGACCCGCCACTTCCTGCGCGACGACGACCTGGACCCGCAGGAGCAGGCGGCCGTCCTCGAGCTCGCCCTCGCCTTCCGTGACGACCGCTTCCTCCGCACGCCGCTCGCCGGCCCGCGGACCGTCGCGGTCATCTTCGACAAGCCGACGCTGCGCACGCAGGTGAGCTTCATGACGGGCGTCGCCGAGCTCGGCGGCTTCCCGCTCACGGTCGACGGGTCGCTCGCGCGCATCGGTGTGCGCGAGTCGATCGCCGACACGGCGCGGGTCCTCGGCCGCCAGGTCGCCGCCGTCGTCTGGCGTACGCACGCCCAGACCCGTCTCGAGGAGATGGCCGCGCTCGCGGGCGTCCCGGTCGTCAACGCGCTGACGGACGAGTTCCACCCGTGCCAGGTGCTCGCCGACCTGACGACGGTCGCGCAGCACCGCGGCGGCGTCGCGTCACTGCCCGGCACGACGCTCGCCTACGTGGGCGACGGCGCGAACAACATGGCCCACTCGTACCTGCTCGGCGGTGCGACGGCCGGCCTGCACGTGCGCGTCGGCACGCCCGCGGACGCGCTGCCGGACCCCGGGGTCGTCGCGGCCGCCCAGGCCGTCGCGGCGCGCACCGGGGGCTCGGTGCAGGTCCTGCACGACCGGGACGCCGCGGTCGCGGGCGCCGACGTCGTCGCCACCGACACCTGGGTCTCCATGGGCCAGGAGGACGAGGCGGGGGAGCGGGCCGGGCGCTTCACGGCGTTCCGCCTCGACACGGACGCGCTGGCGCTGGCGGCGCCCGGCGCGCTGGTGCTGCACTGCCTGCCCGCCTACCGCGGCAAGGAGATCACCGCCGAGGTGCTCGACGGCCCCCAGTCGGTCGTCTGGGACGAGGCGGAGAACCGCCTGCACGCGCAGAAGGCGCTGCTGACGTTCCTGCTGGAGCAGCGGTGA
- a CDS encoding acetylornithine transaminase — MPAAAGSVAEWTDRYTHALMDTFGPPQRVLVRGEGPYVWDADGRRYLDLLGGIAVNALGHAHPTLTAAVSAQLGTLGHISNFFASPTQIALAERLLALAAAPEGSRVFLTNSGTEANEAAFKLLRRHSAGRRPRVLALEGGFHGRSMGALALTSKAAYREPFEPLPGGVEFLPFGDTAALEAAFADGGDQVAGLVLEPVQGEAGVRPLPPGYLALARELTSRHGALLVLDEVQTGMGRTGRWFAHQHPHLGGGVVPDVVTVAKGLGGGFPVGGLIAFGPQVASLLGRGQHGTTFGGNPVAAAAALATIGVVERDGLLAHVTALGARLRERLAATGNPLVREVRGEGLLIAVELAAPVAARVATDALEAGLIVNPCTPTTLRIAPPYVLTDEQAQPFVDLVAALPADLAKEASA, encoded by the coding sequence ATGCCCGCCGCGGCCGGCTCGGTCGCCGAGTGGACCGACCGCTACACGCACGCCCTCATGGACACGTTCGGTCCGCCGCAGCGCGTCCTCGTGCGCGGCGAGGGCCCGTACGTCTGGGACGCGGACGGCAGGCGGTACCTCGACCTGCTGGGCGGGATCGCGGTCAACGCGCTCGGGCACGCGCACCCGACGCTCACGGCTGCGGTCAGCGCCCAGCTCGGCACGCTCGGGCACATCTCGAACTTCTTCGCGAGCCCCACGCAGATCGCCCTGGCGGAGCGCCTGCTCGCGCTCGCGGCCGCCCCCGAGGGCTCGCGCGTGTTCCTCACGAACTCCGGCACGGAGGCGAACGAGGCCGCGTTCAAGCTGCTGCGCCGCCACTCCGCCGGCCGCCGCCCGCGCGTGCTCGCGCTCGAGGGCGGCTTCCACGGCCGGTCCATGGGCGCCCTCGCCCTCACGTCCAAGGCCGCGTACCGCGAGCCGTTCGAGCCGCTGCCGGGCGGCGTCGAGTTCCTCCCGTTCGGGGACACCGCCGCGCTCGAGGCCGCCTTCGCCGACGGAGGCGACCAGGTGGCGGGCCTCGTGCTCGAGCCGGTCCAGGGGGAGGCGGGCGTGCGTCCGCTCCCGCCGGGCTACCTGGCCCTCGCGCGCGAGCTGACGTCCCGGCACGGGGCGCTGCTGGTGCTCGACGAGGTGCAGACCGGCATGGGACGCACGGGCCGCTGGTTCGCCCACCAGCACCCGCACCTCGGCGGCGGCGTCGTCCCGGACGTCGTCACGGTCGCCAAGGGCCTCGGCGGCGGGTTCCCGGTGGGTGGGCTGATCGCGTTCGGCCCCCAGGTGGCCTCGCTGCTCGGTCGCGGCCAGCACGGGACGACGTTCGGCGGCAACCCCGTCGCCGCCGCGGCCGCGCTCGCGACGATCGGCGTCGTCGAGCGCGACGGCCTCCTGGCGCACGTGACCGCGCTGGGCGCGCGCCTGCGCGAGCGTCTCGCCGCGACGGGCAACCCCCTGGTGCGCGAGGTGCGCGGGGAGGGACTGCTCATCGCGGTCGAGCTGGCGGCGCCGGTGGCGGCGCGGGTCGCGACCGACGCGCTCGAGGCCGGCCTGATCGTCAACCCCTGCACGCCCACGACGCTGCGCATCGCACCGCCGTACGTCCTGACCGACGAGCAGGCGCAGCCGTTCGTCGACCTCGTCGCCGCGCTGCCGGCCGACCTGGCGAAGGAGGCCTCCGCGTGA
- the argB gene encoding acetylglutamate kinase, which translates to MTTPELPPVPEDFYFDTRTDLRPDQKAEVLIQALPWLEQFAGALVVVKYGGNAMVDETLKRAFAEDMVFLRRVGLRPVVVHGGGPQINAMLDRLGIESEFRGGLRVTTPEAMEVVRMVLTGQVSRELVGLLNAHGPHAVGLSGEDGGLFQARRRTAVVDGQEVDVGLVGDVVQVNPGAVLDLLDSGRIPVVSTVAPDVDDPTQVLNVNADTAAAALAVALGARKLIVLTDVEGLYTDWPDRESLVRRIRAADLAALLPRLDAGMRPKMEACWRAVEGGVPRAHVIDGRQAHSILVEVFTSDGVGTMVLPDVDPADNPSTVPVPRVRAAQEDTP; encoded by the coding sequence ATGACGACACCCGAGCTCCCGCCCGTGCCGGAGGACTTCTACTTCGACACCCGCACCGACCTGCGTCCGGACCAGAAGGCCGAGGTCCTCATCCAGGCGCTGCCCTGGCTCGAGCAGTTCGCCGGCGCGCTCGTCGTCGTGAAGTACGGCGGCAACGCGATGGTCGACGAGACGCTCAAGCGCGCGTTCGCCGAGGACATGGTGTTCCTGCGCCGGGTGGGCCTGCGGCCGGTCGTGGTGCACGGTGGCGGCCCGCAGATCAACGCGATGCTCGACCGCCTCGGCATCGAGAGCGAGTTCCGCGGCGGCCTGCGCGTGACGACGCCGGAGGCCATGGAGGTCGTCCGGATGGTCCTGACGGGCCAGGTGTCGCGCGAGCTCGTCGGCCTGCTCAACGCGCACGGCCCGCACGCGGTCGGCCTGTCCGGCGAGGACGGCGGGCTCTTCCAGGCGCGCCGGCGCACGGCGGTCGTCGACGGGCAGGAGGTCGACGTCGGCCTCGTCGGCGACGTCGTCCAGGTGAACCCCGGCGCGGTGCTCGACCTGCTCGACTCGGGGCGCATCCCCGTGGTGTCCACGGTCGCGCCCGACGTCGACGACCCCACGCAGGTGCTGAACGTCAACGCGGACACCGCCGCGGCGGCCCTCGCGGTCGCGCTGGGGGCGCGCAAGCTCATCGTCCTCACCGACGTCGAGGGCCTGTACACCGACTGGCCGGACCGCGAGAGCCTGGTCCGCCGCATCCGCGCCGCCGACCTGGCGGCGCTGCTGCCCCGGCTCGACGCCGGCATGCGCCCCAAGATGGAGGCCTGCTGGCGCGCCGTCGAGGGCGGCGTGCCGCGTGCGCACGTCATCGACGGGCGGCAGGCGCACTCGATCCTCGTCGAGGTCTTCACCTCCGACGGCGTCGGCACGATGGTGCTGCCGGACGTCGACCCCGCCGACAACCCCTCGACGGTGCCCGTGCCCCGGGTCCGTGCCGCGCAGGAGGACACCCCGTGA